The genomic window AAATAATCATCCTCGCCATAAGTTTTAGAAGCCAGCACTAAACAAATAGAGCCACTAGAAAAATTATCGATCTCTCTCCAAATTCCTGCAGGCATATAAACGCCCATATTTGGGCGAGCCAGATGGATGGTTCGTTTAATGCGACCATCGTTTACGATTAAATCAAAACTGCCACTTGCTGCCACTATGAGTTGTTGCAGCTCTTTATGGCCGTGTCCACCTCTCGATTCTCCAGCAGGCACATCATATAAATAATACACCCTTTCTATAGAAAAAGGTATTTCGTCGCCTTCGTTAATAGCGGTAATATTGCCTTTGGTGTAGTGATTTTTTGGCAAACTGATTAAGTTGCAATCATATACTGTGGTAGATTTCATACCAATTGCGTTTTAAATTTTTCAAAATTGCGTTCGTAATCCTGTTCGTCGAATTTCATACTAGATAAATGCAGACTTAGAGAATTGGTAGAGAAGTTTTCCATGTGTCTCCAAGTAAGTGCCGGTATGTAAAGCCCGTAATAAGATCTATTTAATTGGTAAGTTTTTGTTGAACCATCGGGATTGGTAATTACCACATCAAAACTTCCACTCAAGGCAATAATAACTTCTTCTTGCTGATGGTAAGCATGACCGCCTCGGCTCTCGCCACCTGGTACATCATAAGTCCAAAACGTTCTTTTAATTTTAAAGGGAACCTGATCTTGGTACTGAAGAAAAGTAAGATTTCCTCTTGGATCGAGTATTTTTGGAAATTCAATTATTTTAACCACTTTCTTTTATTGTTATGCGTTAACAGATTGTAATTCTATCATCTTTTTGAAATCATTATTTCCACTAAGCAGGGTTTCAAAAGTTCCCATTTGGGCTATAGCACCTTCATGTAAGTAGATAATTTTATCGGCATTTTTTACGGTAGATAATCGATGGGCAATACAGATCATCGTAACCTTGCCTTTAAGCTGCTGTATGCTCTGTTGTATTTCCTTTTCGGTAAAAGAGTCCATTGACGAGGTAGCTTCATCCATTATCAAAAAATCAACATTTTTAAAAAGCTCTCTAGCCATGGCAATACGCTGTTTTTGGCCACCACTTAAATTGATACCGTCTGTACCTAAAATTTCATGCATACCGTTTTCTTTGGCCTGTACAAAATCCCAAATAGCGGCAGATTTGCAAGCGCTTTCGAACCTTAATAAATTCTCTGGAGTTGGCTCTGCCCAAATGGTAACGTTGTTATAAATGGTATCGTTAAAGATCACAGTGTCTTGTGTGATGTAACCAATTCTAGTCTGAAAACTTATTAAATCCCAATCTTGTAGCCCCATAGCATCGGCCATTATTTTACCTGTACTTGGCTTTAACAAACCTGTAATTAGGCTTACCAACGTAGATTTTCCGCTACCGCTGGGGCCAACTATAGCTATGGTTTCGTTTTTTTGTATGGTAAAAGAGATATCGTGCAATACGGTACGTTTACCGTATTTATAGCCTACCCTATCTAAAATTAAGCTATCCCGAAGTCCGGTAAACCTAATGCCTTTCGTTTCTTCTTTGTTAGTTTCTAAAACGCTTATCAATTGCTCGGTACTTTCTAAAGCACCAGCAACTCCCAAAAATGAACTCCAAGCGGTTTGGTATTGCATTAAACACGATAACGCCCTGTAGAAAAAAAGGAGGCTAACCAGCACGGCAGCTAGTGGCTCTCTTAAAACTATGGCCTGTACCATAATTACGGCACATAAAACCACGATGCTTAAAGGCTCTCTAGCGGCGCTTAAAAAAACAGACATCACGCCAATTTTGGTGTTTTTCTGCTCTATATCTTCTACCTGTGTCGCTAGCTTATTACGGTACTTTGCCGCAACTCCAGTGGCTTTAAGATATTTGTAAGATGAAAGATAATCAGCAATTAAACCCTGAAATTTACCGCTACCATCAGTTAATTGGCGTGATATAGACTTTGTTTTTCTATATACTCTTCCATAAATAAAATCTACCAATAAACCGCCAACACAAACCATACAAGCAAATTTCCAGTTTAGCGTAAATGCAAAAGCGATGTATACAAGCACCAATATCAATTGCTGAAAAGCTAAAAAATAAGACTGGCAAGCTCTAGCTACCCGTTCTATTTCTGTAGTTAGCATATTTTGTATTTTACCTTGGTTGCAAGAAGCGAAATAATGATAGCTAACTTCGTTTAGGGATTTTATGCTGTTTAACCTAATTTGCTTTATGAAATATTGCTGCGTAGCTACCTGATAAGCACCTTTAAAATAATAAGCAATGCCTTTTAATACAAAGAAAACAAGTAGCATTACCAAAACTGTTTGCAGATTTAAGGCAAATCCAAAATCTTCGATCCATTGGGTTATCGCAATGGTGTTATCGTCTTTAGTTTGAGCCAAGTTTTGGCCAGCAGCTATATAAAGTAAGGGAAGAAACATGCTTAGCCCCAAACCATCTAATAAGCCTACCACAATATTAAGTATCACTACAAAAAACACTCGCTCTTTAAGATAGCTCCTAAAGAAATTAAAATAATGAATTCGCTTTTTAAGTGTTTCTTGCATAATGCTTACTTTTTAGAAAACCAATTTGACATTTTCTTAGAAACAGGATTTTTCTCTACTGCGGCATGATAGCCATAACCATATTGCTTGTTAAAAACTACCTCCATATCATTATAAATTACGTAAGCTTTCTTCATCAGTCCTTTTTCAATTAGGCTGTTTAAGTAATCTATAGAGCTCCACTCAGAGTTAAGGTGTCTAAAAATGTAAAAATTGATATCAGCTACCTTAAAAATATCTATCGTTTCTGATACGAAACCTGCAGGCGGACAATCAAGAATAACCACGTCATACTTCTCTCTCAGTTCCTTAATCATCTGTACAAAAGTTGGTCGCACTATTAACTCAGCAGGGTTTGGAGGTAGTGGGCCAGAAAGTAGAATATCTAAATTTTGCGAGCCCGATGGCTGGATTAAATCATCTAAAACACCATTGCCAATTAAATAATTACTTACTCCTACGTCTTTGGGCAAGTTAAAATTTTCGGCAAGTTTAGGCATCCGTAAATCCATACCTACCAAAATGGTTTTTTTACCACTTAACGAGTAAATAGAGGCGGTGTTGATAGAACAAAACGTTTTCCCTTCACCAGCTTTACCACTAGTAAAAGAAATAACCAGGCTATCTTCTTGTTCGTGCAAAAATT from Pedobacter sp. SL55 includes these protein-coding regions:
- a CDS encoding sugar 3,4-ketoisomerase, which produces MKSTTVYDCNLISLPKNHYTKGNITAINEGDEIPFSIERVYYLYDVPAGESRGGHGHKELQQLIVAASGSFDLIVNDGRIKRTIHLARPNMGVYMPAGIWREIDNFSSGSICLVLASKTYGEDDYFRDYNEYLKYKGL
- a CDS encoding sugar 3,4-ketoisomerase — encoded protein: MVKIIEFPKILDPRGNLTFLQYQDQVPFKIKRTFWTYDVPGGESRGGHAYHQQEEVIIALSGSFDVVITNPDGSTKTYQLNRSYYGLYIPALTWRHMENFSTNSLSLHLSSMKFDEQDYERNFEKFKTQLV
- a CDS encoding ABC transporter ATP-binding protein → MQETLKKRIHYFNFFRSYLKERVFFVVILNIVVGLLDGLGLSMFLPLLYIAAGQNLAQTKDDNTIAITQWIEDFGFALNLQTVLVMLLVFFVLKGIAYYFKGAYQVATQQYFIKQIRLNSIKSLNEVSYHYFASCNQGKIQNMLTTEIERVARACQSYFLAFQQLILVLVYIAFAFTLNWKFACMVCVGGLLVDFIYGRVYRKTKSISRQLTDGSGKFQGLIADYLSSYKYLKATGVAAKYRNKLATQVEDIEQKNTKIGVMSVFLSAAREPLSIVVLCAVIMVQAIVLREPLAAVLVSLLFFYRALSCLMQYQTAWSSFLGVAGALESTEQLISVLETNKEETKGIRFTGLRDSLILDRVGYKYGKRTVLHDISFTIQKNETIAIVGPSGSGKSTLVSLITGLLKPSTGKIMADAMGLQDWDLISFQTRIGYITQDTVIFNDTIYNNVTIWAEPTPENLLRFESACKSAAIWDFVQAKENGMHEILGTDGINLSGGQKQRIAMARELFKNVDFLIMDEATSSMDSFTEKEIQQSIQQLKGKVTMICIAHRLSTVKNADKIIYLHEGAIAQMGTFETLLSGNNDFKKMIELQSVNA